From a region of the Branchiostoma floridae strain S238N-H82 chromosome 13, Bfl_VNyyK, whole genome shotgun sequence genome:
- the LOC118429366 gene encoding collectin-10-like, with amino-acid sequence MASTSATMRRMFVLLLLIYIVDFRAEAFLFFWPPNKPNKPSHGPTQEVQGHGQDIAGYKGCYVDGGNRVFPHSYTFSNSMTTAICKAHCKRNGYAYAGTEAAKECYCGTAAEFGNLPGSRPPSECNIRCGGNRNEICGGPWRLSIYWIEGGGGGGTTTNTHYRVYNEAKTYFDAKRRCQQNGGHLADLKTPAIAAVVARLVDSRNGYWIGLNDINHEGDWRWSDGVSLSSCSYQNWYPGEPNNSGNNEDCVHLLANEGMRWNDNSCNARNYFICETGKSFHNYGEKTKTLNCSCC; translated from the exons ATGGCGTCCACGAGCGCCACCATGCGGAGGATGTTTGTCCTGCTGCTCCTGATCTATATTGTAGATTTTCGGGCTGAG gcttttttgtttttctggccACCAAACAAGCCAAACAAACCTAGCCACGGACCAACTCAAGAGGTACAAGGACATGGACAAG ATATAGCTGGCTACAAGGGCTGTTATGTGGACGGCGGAAACCGTGTGTTCCCCCATTCCTATACGTTTTCGAATAGCATGACCACAGCCATATGCAAGGCCCATTGCAAAAGGAACGGGTACGCCTATGCAG GCACAGAGGCCGCAAAGGAGTGTTACTGTGGGACGGCGGCGGAGTTCGGCAACCTGCCCGGGTCCCGGCCTCCCTCCGAATGCAACATAAGGTGCGGAGGCAACAGGAATGAGATCTGTGGAGGACCATGGCGGTTATCAATTTACTGGATTGAAG GTGGGGGCGGGGGAGGCACTACGACAAATACACACTACAGAGTGTACAACGAAGCAAAAACGTACTTCGATGCCAAGAGGCGGTGCCAGCAGAATGGTGGACATCTTGCTGATTTGAAAACACCTGCCATCGCTGCCGTTGTTGCAAGACTGGTGGACAGTAGGAACGGCTATTGGATCGGCCTGAATGATATCAAC CATGAGGGTGACTGGCGCTGGTCTGACGGTGTATCACTGAGCAGTTGTAGCTACCAGAACTGGTACCCTGGGGAACCCAACAACAGTGGTAATAACGAAGACTGTGTCCACCTGTTGGCCAACGAAGGTATGAGGTGGAACGATAACAGCTGCAATGCGAGGAACTACTTCATCTGTGAAACAGGCAAGTCCTTTCACAACTATGGTGAGAAGACCAAGACCTTAAACTGCAGCTGTTGTTAA